One Bombus pyrosoma isolate SC7728 linkage group LG9, ASM1482585v1, whole genome shotgun sequence genomic window carries:
- the LOC122570990 gene encoding cilia- and flagella-associated protein 299-like, whose amino-acid sequence MTVVGTQIDSDKRLIQFETYEDYLDSLVTFVDLGYLGNLNVARRLAELGYRCTSETLDEETFYRRLEAVKNLLFPIYKPYELTSEQLTPRGNIMQELALRERLNRLKIISTIIFVRNLTKLQFEISGYIDFSERLEKENWLPYFQGRKKIWPCASDLAYYYWRTGKTCLNETSNFQPVIDPILGLRFKHCHDRHFINVDPGVPSPGIYTTRVRIHSQEYEHVILYDHVLRTRC is encoded by the coding sequence atgaCAGTGGTAGGAACACAAATAGATAGTGACAAAAGattaatacaatttgaaaCTTATGAAGACTATTTGGATTCCCTAGTAACATTTGTTGATCTTGGATATTTGGGAAATCTTAATGTCGCGCGTAGATTAGCTGAACTTGGTTATCGTTGTACGAGCGAAACACTCgacgaagaaacattttatcgtCGTTTGGAAGCtgtgaaaaatttactttttccaatttataaaCCGTACGAGTTAACGTCAGAACAATTAACACCAAGGGGTAATATAATGCAAGAATTAGCACTCAGAGAACGTCTGAATAGATTGAAAATCATATCCACTATCATATTCGttagaaatttaacaaaactTCAGTTTGAAATTTCTGGTTACATTGATTTTAGCGAAAGgcttgaaaaagaaaattggcTCCCGTATTTccaaggaagaaaaaaaatatggcCTTGTGCATCTGACCTTGCATATTATTATTGGAGAACAGGAAAAACATGTTTAAACGAAACATCAAATTTTCAACCTGTTATAGACCCAATATTAGGGCTACGATTTAAGCACTGTCACGATAGGCATTTCATTAACGTAGATCCTGGGGTGCCCTCTCCAGGCATATATACAACACGAGTAAGAATACATAGTCAAGAATATGAACacgtaatattatacgatCATGTTCTGCGAACAAGATGTTAA
- the LOC122570991 gene encoding sodium/calcium exchanger regulatory protein 1-like: protein MVSIVGAYQHESNENLDEYFKAVGVPYIPRKMMCMSSPRLEISNNCDKWTIRTITMIRTAEVTFTLGEEYEEHMPAGVILKNITTMEGDNLVTVSVGPDNNKVVRKYEITKDGVVLIMTHEKSGQVGKRYFKRLS, encoded by the exons ATGGTATCGATCGTTGGCGCTTATCAACATGAAAGCAATGAAAACCTCGACGAGTATTTCAAAGCTGTGG GTGTACCATATATTCCACGGAAAATGATGTGCATGTCCAGTCCGCGACTAGAAATATCGAACAACTGCGATAAATGGACTATTCGTACCATTACGATGATTCGTACGGCAGAAGTGACCTTTACTCTTGGCGAAGAGTATGAAGAACATATGCCGGCAGGAGTTATACTGAAA AATATAACTACAATGGAAGGAGATAATTTAGTGACAGTTTCAGTCGGTCCAGATAACAACAAAGTAGTGCGGAAGTACGAAATTACAAAGGATGGTGTAGTCTTG atAATGACCCATGAAAAGAGTGGCCAAGTAGGAAAGCGCTATTTTAAGCGCCTTTCGTAA
- the LOC122570611 gene encoding UPF0545 protein C22orf39 homolog isoform X1, with amino-acid sequence MPEPNSTMKNTTPEEEIAYEWLIRPCEMYKEEYKDCTSIKARFHQYFVFGEPLDCKQWKIDYKNCNLWSEHKDKEACKQLINSEKKRRLERLEGHYNNDIWQKRDKPPENWNAPLPDWLEKESSKSYLRIVSDKLKENQNEKEEKKFCTIM; translated from the exons ATGCCAGAACCTAACAGTACAATGAAAAACACTACACCTGAAGAGGAAATTGCATATGAATGGCTG atcaGACCATGTGAAATGTATAAAGAGGAATATAAGGATTGTACAAGCATAAAAGCACGATTTCatcaatattttgtatttggaGAACCTCTAGACTGTAAACAGTGGAAAATTGATTATAAGAATTGCAATCTATGGTCTGAACATAAAGATAAAGAAGCATGT aagcAATTAATAAACAGTGAAAAGAAGCGCAGACTAGAGAGATTAGAAGGtcattataataatgatatttggCAAAAGAGAGATAAACCTCCAGAAAATTGGAATGCTCCATTGCCTGACTGgctagaaaaagaaagtagtaAATCATATTTACGAATTGTAAGtgacaaattaaaagaaaatcaaaatgagaaagaagaaaaaaagtttTGTACCATAATGTAA
- the LOC122570611 gene encoding UPF0545 protein C22orf39 homolog isoform X3 produces the protein MYKEEYKDCTSIKARFHQYFVFGEPLDCKQWKIDYKNCNLWSEHKDKEACKQLINSEKKRRLERLEGHYNNDIWQKRDKPPENWNAPLPDWLEKESSKSYLRIVSDKLKENQNEKEEKKFCTIM, from the exons ATGTATAAAGAGGAATATAAGGATTGTACAAGCATAAAAGCACGATTTCatcaatattttgtatttggaGAACCTCTAGACTGTAAACAGTGGAAAATTGATTATAAGAATTGCAATCTATGGTCTGAACATAAAGATAAAGAAGCATGT aagcAATTAATAAACAGTGAAAAGAAGCGCAGACTAGAGAGATTAGAAGGtcattataataatgatatttggCAAAAGAGAGATAAACCTCCAGAAAATTGGAATGCTCCATTGCCTGACTGgctagaaaaagaaagtagtaAATCATATTTACGAATTGTAAGtgacaaattaaaagaaaatcaaaatgagaaagaagaaaaaaagtttTGTACCATAATGTAA
- the LOC122570611 gene encoding UPF0545 protein C22orf39 homolog isoform X2 produces MIRPCEMYKEEYKDCTSIKARFHQYFVFGEPLDCKQWKIDYKNCNLWSEHKDKEACKQLINSEKKRRLERLEGHYNNDIWQKRDKPPENWNAPLPDWLEKESSKSYLRIVSDKLKENQNEKEEKKFCTIM; encoded by the exons ATG atcaGACCATGTGAAATGTATAAAGAGGAATATAAGGATTGTACAAGCATAAAAGCACGATTTCatcaatattttgtatttggaGAACCTCTAGACTGTAAACAGTGGAAAATTGATTATAAGAATTGCAATCTATGGTCTGAACATAAAGATAAAGAAGCATGT aagcAATTAATAAACAGTGAAAAGAAGCGCAGACTAGAGAGATTAGAAGGtcattataataatgatatttggCAAAAGAGAGATAAACCTCCAGAAAATTGGAATGCTCCATTGCCTGACTGgctagaaaaagaaagtagtaAATCATATTTACGAATTGTAAGtgacaaattaaaagaaaatcaaaatgagaaagaagaaaaaaagtttTGTACCATAATGTAA
- the LOC122570612 gene encoding B-cell CLL/lymphoma 7 protein family member B isoform X3, producing MSMELTYRDILEYYPVHLKLEKKWVTIGETTMKIYKWVPISTLDQKKKTKTVADKENGLPRKSGLDSSNSNFGLTEDSNTCFSTVSDSQGLTDFSAHLGFSEDSNSQNSEPTSKRLKTD from the exons ATGTCCATGGAATTAACATATAGGGACATCCTAGAATATTATCCTGTACATTTGAAGCT GGAAAAGAAATGGGTTACAATAGGAGAAACTACTATGAAGATTTATAAATGGGTACCTATATCAACGCTTGATCAG aagaagaagacaaagACAGTTGCAGACAAGGAAAATGGTTTGCCAAGAAAAAGTGGATTAGATTCGTCGAACTCTAATTTTGGTCTTACAGAGGATTCAAATACAT GTTTTTCAACAGTTAGTGATTCCCAAGGATTAACTGACTTTTCTGCGCATCTGGGATTTTCTGAAGATTCTAATTCGCAAAATAGTGAACCAACATCTAAAAGGTTAAAGACTGATTAA
- the LOC122570612 gene encoding B-cell CLL/lymphoma 7 protein family member B isoform X2 produces the protein MMSRSVRAETRSRAKDDIKRVMQVVDKVRHWEKKWVTIGETTMKIYKWVPISTLDQKKKTKTVADKENGLPRKSGLDSSNSNFGLTEDSNTFSDSQGLTDFSAHLGFSEDSNSQNSEPTSKRLKTD, from the exons ATGATGTCGCGGTCTGTACGTGCAGAGACTCGTAGTCGTGCCAAGGATGATATTAAGCGTGTAATGCAAGTCGTTGACAAAGTTCGCCATTG GGAAAAGAAATGGGTTACAATAGGAGAAACTACTATGAAGATTTATAAATGGGTACCTATATCAACGCTTGATCAG aagaagaagacaaagACAGTTGCAGACAAGGAAAATGGTTTGCCAAGAAAAAGTGGATTAGATTCGTCGAACTCTAATTTTGGTCTTACAGAGGATTCAAATACAT TTAGTGATTCCCAAGGATTAACTGACTTTTCTGCGCATCTGGGATTTTCTGAAGATTCTAATTCGCAAAATAGTGAACCAACATCTAAAAGGTTAAAGACTGATTAA
- the LOC122570612 gene encoding B-cell CLL/lymphoma 7 protein family member B isoform X1, translated as MMSRSVRAETRSRAKDDIKRVMQVVDKVRHWEKKWVTIGETTMKIYKWVPISTLDQKKKTKTVADKENGLPRKSGLDSSNSNFGLTEDSNTCFSTVSDSQGLTDFSAHLGFSEDSNSQNSEPTSKRLKTD; from the exons ATGATGTCGCGGTCTGTACGTGCAGAGACTCGTAGTCGTGCCAAGGATGATATTAAGCGTGTAATGCAAGTCGTTGACAAAGTTCGCCATTG GGAAAAGAAATGGGTTACAATAGGAGAAACTACTATGAAGATTTATAAATGGGTACCTATATCAACGCTTGATCAG aagaagaagacaaagACAGTTGCAGACAAGGAAAATGGTTTGCCAAGAAAAAGTGGATTAGATTCGTCGAACTCTAATTTTGGTCTTACAGAGGATTCAAATACAT GTTTTTCAACAGTTAGTGATTCCCAAGGATTAACTGACTTTTCTGCGCATCTGGGATTTTCTGAAGATTCTAATTCGCAAAATAGTGAACCAACATCTAAAAGGTTAAAGACTGATTAA